A genomic segment from Rhinatrema bivittatum chromosome 19, aRhiBiv1.1, whole genome shotgun sequence encodes:
- the LOC115080752 gene encoding RING finger protein 11-like, translating into MGNCLSSQAADDLSLLNDSDGASLPGEPPPPYQEHEHIPVYHPTPSQTRLATQLTEEEQIRIAQRIGLIQHLPKGIFDPGSEPSEKKIKECVICMLDFVYGDPIRFLPCMHIYHVECIDDWLMRSFTCPSCMEPVDAALLSSYET; encoded by the exons ATGGGGAACTGCCTGTCCTCACAGGCCGCCGACGACCTCTCGCTGCTCAACGACTCGGACGGAGCCAGCCTGCCCGGAGAGCCGCCGCCACCCTACCAG GAACATGAACATATCCCCGTCTATCACCCCACACCCAGCCAGACGCGTCTCGCCACCCAGCTAACTGAAGAAGAACAGATCCGGATAGCCCAGCGGATCGGTCTCATCCAGCACCTTCCTAAAGGGATCTTTGATCCGGGAAGCGAGCCAtcagagaagaaaataaaaga gtgTGTGATCTGTATGCTGGATTTTGTGTATGGGGACCCCATCCGGTTTCTGCCCTGTATGCACATTTATCACGTGGAGTGCATCGACGACTGGCTGATGAGATCCTTCACCTGCCCTTCCTGCATGGAGCCGGTGGATgctgctctcctctcctcttacGAGACTTAA
- the TNPO2 gene encoding transportin-2: MEWQPDEQGLQQVLQLLKESQSPSTATQRVVQDKLKQLNQFPDFNNYLIFVLTRLKTEDEATRSLSGLILKNNVKAHYQTLPQPVADFIKQECLNNIGDASSLIRATIGILITTIASKGELQTWPELLPQLCNLLNSEDYNTCEGAFGALQKICEDSSELLDSDALNRPLNVMIPKFLQFFKHCSPKIRSHAIACVNQFIMDRAQALMDNIDTFIEHLFALAVDEDPEVRKNVCRALVMLLEVRIDRLLPHMHSIVQYMLQRTQDSDENVSLEACEFWLTLAEQPICKEVLSGHLLQLIPILVKGMKYSEIDIILLKGDVEEDETVPDSEQDIKPRFHKSRTVTLQHEEERAEDSEDVEDEDDALSDWNLRKCSAAALDVLANVFRDELLPHLLPPLKELLFHPEWVIKESGILVLGAIAEGCMQGMVPYLPELIPHLIQCLADKKALVRSIACWTLSRYAHWVVSQPPDLYLKPLMTELLKRILDSNKRVQEAACSAFATLEEEACTELVPYLGFILDTLVFAFGKYQHKNLLILYDAIGTLADSVGHHLNQPEYIQKLMPPLIQKWNGLKDEDKDLFPLLECLSSVATALQSGFLPYCEPVYQRCVTLVQKTLQQAMMYTQHPEQCEAPDKDFMIVALDLLSGLAEGLGGHVEQLVARSTIMTLLFQCMQDTMPEVRQSSFALLGDLTKACFLHVRPCIAEFMPILGTNLNPEFISVCNNATWAIGEICMQMGAEMQPYVPVVLGNLVEIINRPNTPKTLLENTAITIGRLGFVCPQEVAPMLQQFIRPWCTSLRNIRDNEEKDSAFRGICVMIGVNPGGVVQDFIFFCDAVASWLSPKDDLREMFYKILHGFKDQVGEDNWQQFSEQFPPLLKERLAAFYRV, from the exons ATGGAGTGGCAGCCGGACGAGCAGGGCCTCCAGCAGGTGCTGCAGCTACTGAAGGAGTCGCAGTCCCCCAGCACAGCCACGCAGCGCGTTGTCCAGGAT AAATTGAAACAACTGAACCAGTTTCCCGACTTCAATAACTACTTGATATTCGTGTTGACACGGCTGAAGACTGAAG aCGAGGCAACGCGCTCCTTGAGTGGCCTCATCCTGAAGAACAATGTGAAGGCGCACTATCAGACCCTCCCTCAGCCTGTGGCGGACTTCATTAAGCAGGAGTGCCTGAATAACATCGGGGACGCCTCGTCTCTCATCAGAGCCACCATCG GCATCCTAATCACAACCATTGCCTCGAAGGGGGAgcttcagacctggccagaactcCTGCCGCAGCTCTGCAACTTGCTAAACTCCGAGGACTATAACACCTGTGAG GGAGCCTTTGGGGCTTTGCAGAAGATATGCGAGGACTCCTCCGAGCTCCTGGACAGTGATGCACTGAACCGGCCTCTGAACGTCATGATCCCCAAGTTTCTGCAGTTCTTCAAGCACTGCAGTCCCAAGATCAG gTCTCACGCCATCGCCTGTGTGAACCAGTTTATCATGGACAGGGCTCAGGCGCTGATGGATAACATCGACACTTTCATCGAG CATCTGTTTGCGCTGGCGGTGGACGAAGACCCGGAGGTGCGGAAGAACGTTTGCCGGGCTCTGGTGATGCTGCTGGAGGTCCGGATCGATCGCCTGCTGCCTCACATGCACAGCATCGTACAG taCATGCTCCAGAGAACTCAGGACAGTGATGAGAACGTCTCGCTGGAAGCCTGCGAGTTCTGGTTAACCCTGGCTGAGCAGCCCATCTGCAAAGAGGTGCTGTCGGGACACCTGCTACA GTTGATCCCCATCTTAGTGAAGGGCATGAAGTACTCCGAGATTGATATTATTCTTCTGAAg gGGGACGTAGAGGAGGACGAGACCGTCCCAGACAGCGAGCAGGACATCAAACCTCGCTTCCACAAGTCGCGCACGGTCACGTTGCAGCACGAGGAGGAGCGGGCCGAGGACAGCGAGGACGTGGAGGATGAAGACGACGCGCTCTCGGACTGGAATCTGA GGAAGTGCTCGGCGGCCGCTCTGGACGTCCTCGCCAACGTGTTCCGCGACGAGCTGCTGCCTCACCTGCTGCCCCCGCTGAAAGAGCTTCTCTTTCACCCGGAGTGGGTCATCAAGGAGTCTGGCATCCTAGTGCTGGGGGCGATCGCAGAGG gctgCATGCAGGGAATGGTGCCCTACCTCCCGGAGCTGATCCCGCACCTAATCCAGTGCCTGGCGGACAAGAAGGCGCTGGTGCGCTCCATCGCCTGCTGGACCCTCAGCCGCTACGCACACTGGGTGGTGAGCCAGCCCCCCGACCTGTACCTGAAGCCACTGATGACGGAGCTGCTGAAGCGCATCCTGGACAGCAacaagcgggtgcaggaggcgGCCTGCAG tgcTTTTGCGACGCTGGAGGAGGAGGCCTGCACGGAGCTGGTCCCTTACCTGGGCTTCATCCTGGACACCTTGGTCTTTGCCTTCGGGAAATACCAGCACAAGAACCTTCTCATCCTCTACGATGCCATCGGGACCCTGGCCGACTCCGTGGGTCACCACTTAAACCAGCCC GAATACATCCAGAAGCTGATGCCACCCCTCATCCAGAAGTGGAACGGCCTGAAGGATGAGGACAAGGACCTCTTCCCGCTGCTGGAG tgCTTGTCTTCGGTGGCCACGGCCCTGCAGAGCGGATTCCTGCCCTACTGTGAGCCCGTGTACCAGCGCTGCGTGACGCTCGTGCAGAAGACGCTCCAACAAGCCATG ATGTACACCCAGCACCCGGAGCAGTGCGAGGCCCCCGACAAGGACTTCATGATCGTGGCTCTGGATCTGCTGAGCGGGCTGGCGGAGGGGCTGGGCGGCCACGTGGAGCAGCTGGTGGCCCGCAGCACCATCATGACCCTGCTCTTCCAGTGCATGCAG GACACCATGCCGGAGGTTCGCCAGAGCTCGTTTGCGCTGCTGGGAGACCTGACTAAAGCCTGCTTCCTGCACGTCAGGCCCTGCATCG cCGAGTTCATGCCGATCCTGGGCACCAACCTGAACCCGGAGTTCATCTCCGTCTGCAACAACGCCACCTGGGCCATCGGTGAGATCTGCATGCAGATGG GGGCGGAGATGCAGCCCTACGTGCCGGTGGTGCTCGGCAACCTGGTGGAGATCATCAACCGCCCcaacacccccaaaacgctgctggaGAACACAG CCATTACCATTGGGCGTCTGGGGTTCGTCTGCCCTCAGGAGGTGGCACCGATGCTCCAGCAGTTCATTCGACCATG GTGCACATCCCTGAGGAACATCCGTGACAACGAGGAGAAGGACTCTGCCTTCAGGGGCATCTGTGTGATGATCGGGGTCAATCCTGGGGGTGTGGTGCAG gattttattttcttctgtgaTGCCGTGGCCTCCTGGCTGAGCCCCAAGGATGACCTGAGAGAGATGTTCTACAAG atTCTGCACGGATTTAAGGACCAGGTTGGCGAGGATAACTGGCAGCAGTTCTCCGAGCAGTTCCCCCCTCTGCTGAAGGAGAGGCTGGCGGCCTTCTACAGAGTCTAA
- the FBXW9 gene encoding F-box/WD repeat-containing protein 9 (The sequence of the model RefSeq protein was modified relative to this genomic sequence to represent the inferred CDS: added 65 bases not found in genome assembly) — protein MESGDYPQGSDNDSEPESGDPDAQAQEYIDRVLFSPVESNCLALCLTPESSHLDTRASSSVPGSPLALKRSPVSEDLESSCLLLLPLELILEIFAYLDARFVLTVLPLVCRTLRDIVQDRVTWRIRVQKRVRACYPVVEEEDFDWPAACVDLEEQLRRWSEDGRKAEHFSLGDGHFASVDSVLLLQGGTLCASGSRDRNVNVWDMRRLGQGEEVLVKVLGTQRNGTHKGWVWSLASRGNMLCSGSWDSTIKLWDMEAEGQQCGEIKGKAAVLCLALQPDILVAGSYDKRVTVYDPRAAQPLVKSRKVHSSAVLSLLADDHYILSGSEDRTLVVFDRRYNSVFQRLQLDSYLLSMSYEKPQLWAGDNQGLIHVFENRNGSFQSIRCFDVGHRSQITGLRHSLGALYTTSTDRTIKIHIPTDHPRTLCTQSHSNVVNGISVEGNVMAVASGGQTVEVWRMNE, from the exons ATGGAAAGTGGTGACTACCCTCAGGGGTCTGATAATGATTCTGAGCCAGAGAGCGGTGACCCAGATGCCCAAGCTCAGGAATATATTGACCGTGTCCTGTTCAGCCCTGTGGAAAGCAACTGCTTGGCCCTGTGTCTTACTCCTGAGTCCTCTCATCTGGACACGAGAGCTTCCAGCTCTGTGCCTGGCTCACCCTTGGCTCTGAAGAGGTCTCCAGTGAGTGAGGACCTAGAGAGCTCGTGCTTGCTTCTCCTCCCACTGGAACTGATCTTGGAGATCTTTGCCTATCTGGATGCCAGATTCGTTCTGACTGTCCTGCCTCTAGTGTGTCGCACGCTGAGAGATATTGTGCAGGACAGGGTGACCTGGAGGATTCGCGTTCAGAAGAGAGTCCGAGCCTGCTACCCTGTGGTGGAAG AGGAGGATTTTGATTGGCCGGCGGCGTGTGTTGATTTGGAAGAGCAGCTGCGACGTTGGTCAGAGGATGGAAGGAAAGCAGAGCATTTTTCCCTGGGGGACGGACACTTCGCTTCAGTTGATTCTGTTCTCCTGCTGCAG GGAGGGACGCTCTGTGCATCTGGCTCCAGAGACCGAAACGTCAACGTCTGGGACATGAGAAGACTGGGCCAGGGAGAAGAGGTGCTGGTGAAAGTTCTGGGCACTCAGCGCAATGGGACTCACAAG GGCTGGGTGTGGTCACTGGCATCCAGAGGAAATATGCTGTGTTCTGGAtcctgggacagcaccattaagcTCTGGGACATGGAAGCTGAGGGCCAACAGTGTGGAGAGATCAA GGGCAAAGCTGCTGTCCTCTGCCTTGCCCTCCAGCCGGACATCCTGGTGGCAGGATCCTACGACAAGAGAGTGACGGTGTACGACCCCCGAG CTGCCCAGCCCCTCGTGAAGAGCCGGAAAGTGCACTCCAGCGCTGTGCTCTCCCTCCTAGCAGATGATCACTACATCTTGTCGGGCAGCGAGGATCGGACGCTTGTGGTTTTTGACCGGCGCTACAACAGCGTGTTCCAGAGGCTGCAG CTGGACTCCTACCTGCTGTCCATGTCCTATGAGAAACCACAGCTGTGGGCCGGAGATAACCAGGGCCTGATTCACGTGTTTGAGAACAGAAACGGCAGCTTTCAGTCCATCCGG TGCTTTGATGTTGGCCACCGGTCACAGATCACAGGACTTCGACACTCCCTGGGCGCCTTGTACACAACATCCACTGACAGGACCATCAAG